A genomic window from Streptomyces broussonetiae includes:
- the istB gene encoding IS21-like element helper ATPase IstB, whose product MSELTGNRIRTTAGKLGLPHLAETINEYTRRADEAKMGYLDFLDLVLSEELAVRDDRRFRQGLRLSKLPHHKTLDEYDFSFQPELDPRKVKDLASLSFVDGKANAALLGPPEVGKTHIAVALAVAACRAGYSIYFTSLDDMVRNLKAAESAGRLVNKLGTYLRPSVLVVDEVGYQPLERAEANLVFQVISKRYEKGSIILTSNKTFSEWGQVFGDEVLATAILDRLLHHCEVIAINGPSYRLKNRLQAIERETDVA is encoded by the coding sequence TTGAGCGAGCTGACCGGCAACCGCATCCGCACCACGGCCGGCAAGCTCGGCCTGCCCCACCTGGCAGAGACCATCAACGAGTACACCCGCCGGGCCGACGAGGCGAAGATGGGCTACCTCGACTTCCTCGACCTGGTCCTGTCCGAAGAGTTGGCCGTCCGCGACGACCGCCGATTCCGCCAGGGCCTGCGGCTGTCGAAGCTGCCGCACCACAAGACGCTGGACGAGTACGACTTCTCCTTCCAGCCCGAGCTCGACCCGCGCAAGGTCAAAGACCTCGCCAGCCTCTCCTTCGTCGACGGCAAAGCGAACGCAGCGCTGCTGGGGCCGCCCGAAGTGGGCAAGACGCATATCGCCGTCGCTCTCGCTGTCGCGGCCTGCCGGGCCGGCTACTCGATCTACTTCACCAGCCTCGACGACATGGTCCGCAACCTGAAGGCCGCCGAGTCGGCCGGACGGCTGGTCAACAAACTCGGCACCTACCTGCGGCCGAGCGTCCTTGTGGTCGATGAGGTGGGCTACCAGCCCCTCGAACGAGCCGAGGCGAACCTGGTCTTCCAGGTCATCTCCAAGCGTTACGAGAAGGGCTCCATCATCCTGACCTCAAACAAGACCTTCAGCGAGTGGGGACAGGTCTTCGGCGACGAGGTCCTCGCCACCGCGATCCTCGACCGCCTCCTCCACCACTGCGAAGTGATCGCCATCAATGGCCCGAGCTACCGGCTCAAGAACCGCCTACAGGCCATCGAGCGAGAGACCGACGTGGCCTGA
- the mgtA gene encoding magnesium-translocating P-type ATPase, giving the protein MTEDEATLRLARFGANTLPARKNASWPRLVVRSLREPFTVVLLCLGLVSAAMFAWSTASVILTLVAASSVLRASGEHRADRSMAQLRELVATTSTVLRRAHDHAAPVAHEIPVEDLVPGDIIKLGAGDLVPADVRLLRARGLTVHQAVLTGESAPVTKYAADLSRPAGTAVFEQPQMCFQGSSVASGSGTAVVVETGGRTRFAAAHGRRVGQREASAFDRSVRSISWILIRFMLLTPPLVLMVNAALRDRGLETLPFAVAVAVGLTPEMLPVVVTTCLARGAALLARAHGVIVKRLPALHDLGAVDVLCLDKTGTLTQDRPVVEQGLDAAGGTDPDVVRWAAVNAWWTLQLAELPEPDALDEAVLDAVDEDDLMAYDGVAALPFDPVRRLSTAVVRIPGRLGTHTLVVKGAVEAVLERCALEPDERERLTTLAARAARAGLRVLAVATVERPVRLRDYSPADERVLEFRGFVTLRDALAPTAARALTALAERGVTITILTGDHPGTAARACHDLGIPLAPDQVLTTDRIDGLTDAELAELAARTTVFARCTPEHKARITAALRTGGHTVGFLGDGVNDLSALRAADVGIAPRDAADVAREGADVVLAEKDLTAIDHAITAGRRSAGNIATYLRITLSSNLGNVIAMLAAGLLLPFLPMLPAQVLVQNLCFDTVQLAFAYDHPHPSMLRRPTMLDPRSILRFIMGFGVLNATADLATFAILTLALHRPGTSDDGAVFHSGWFTENLITQGLAMVLLRVGHRLFQERAPGPVGWTAAALAVIGMVLPPSPLGPLLGLTALPLEYYLLLAAVLALYTAALLPTRARYERRLGSQG; this is encoded by the coding sequence TTGACGGAGGACGAGGCCACACTTCGCCTGGCCCGATTCGGGGCGAACACGCTTCCGGCCCGGAAGAACGCCTCCTGGCCACGCCTCGTTGTGCGCAGCCTGCGCGAACCGTTCACCGTGGTGCTGCTCTGCCTCGGCCTGGTCTCCGCCGCCATGTTCGCCTGGTCCACCGCCTCCGTGATCCTCACCCTGGTCGCTGCCAGCAGCGTGCTCCGGGCTTCGGGCGAGCACCGCGCCGACCGGTCCATGGCCCAGCTGCGCGAGCTGGTCGCCACCACCTCCACGGTGCTGCGTCGTGCTCACGACCACGCCGCACCGGTGGCCCATGAGATTCCGGTGGAGGACCTCGTCCCCGGCGACATCATCAAGCTTGGCGCGGGCGACCTGGTCCCGGCCGACGTACGGCTGCTGCGTGCACGGGGGCTGACCGTGCACCAGGCGGTGCTGACCGGCGAGTCCGCCCCCGTCACGAAGTACGCGGCGGACCTCTCCCGACCGGCCGGGACCGCGGTGTTCGAGCAGCCGCAGATGTGTTTCCAGGGCAGCAGCGTCGCCTCCGGCAGCGGCACGGCGGTCGTCGTGGAGACGGGCGGGCGGACCCGGTTCGCGGCCGCACACGGGCGTAGGGTCGGTCAGCGAGAGGCGAGTGCCTTCGACCGGTCGGTGCGCAGCATCTCGTGGATCCTGATCCGGTTCATGCTGCTCACCCCGCCGCTGGTGCTGATGGTCAACGCCGCGCTGCGCGACCGCGGCCTGGAGACACTACCGTTCGCGGTCGCCGTGGCCGTGGGGCTGACACCGGAGATGCTGCCGGTCGTCGTCACCACCTGCCTGGCGCGCGGGGCGGCGCTGCTGGCGCGCGCCCACGGAGTGATCGTCAAACGGCTCCCGGCGCTGCACGACCTGGGCGCCGTCGACGTACTGTGCCTGGACAAGACAGGCACCCTCACCCAGGACCGGCCGGTCGTCGAACAGGGCCTGGACGCGGCCGGCGGCACCGATCCCGACGTGGTGCGCTGGGCGGCCGTCAACGCCTGGTGGACCCTCCAGCTCGCCGAACTGCCCGAGCCCGACGCCCTGGACGAGGCAGTCCTGGACGCGGTGGACGAGGACGACCTCATGGCGTACGACGGGGTGGCGGCGCTGCCCTTCGATCCCGTGCGCCGTCTGTCCACCGCTGTCGTCCGAATACCCGGCCGCCTCGGCACGCACACGCTCGTCGTCAAGGGAGCCGTCGAAGCCGTACTGGAACGCTGCGCCCTGGAGCCGGACGAGCGCGAACGGCTGACAACACTCGCCGCCCGGGCGGCGCGCGCCGGCCTGCGGGTGCTGGCGGTCGCCACCGTCGAACGTCCGGTTCGCCTGCGCGACTACTCCCCGGCCGACGAGCGCGTACTGGAATTCCGCGGCTTCGTCACCCTGCGCGACGCCCTCGCGCCCACCGCCGCGCGCGCCCTCACCGCGCTCGCCGAACGCGGCGTCACGATCACGATCCTCACGGGCGACCACCCCGGCACCGCCGCCCGCGCCTGCCACGACCTGGGTATCCCGCTCGCCCCGGACCAAGTCCTCACCACCGACCGTATCGACGGCCTGACCGACGCCGAACTGGCGGAACTGGCCGCCCGTACGACGGTCTTCGCCCGCTGCACCCCGGAGCACAAGGCGCGGATCACGGCCGCGCTGCGCACCGGCGGGCACACGGTGGGCTTCCTCGGGGACGGCGTCAACGACCTGTCCGCGCTGCGCGCCGCCGACGTCGGCATCGCCCCCCGCGACGCCGCCGACGTGGCCCGGGAGGGCGCCGACGTGGTCCTCGCGGAGAAGGACCTCACCGCGATCGACCATGCCATCACCGCGGGCCGTCGGAGCGCCGGCAACATCGCCACCTATCTGCGCATCACCCTGTCGTCGAACCTCGGCAACGTGATCGCGATGCTCGCCGCGGGCCTGCTGCTGCCCTTCCTGCCGATGCTCCCGGCTCAGGTGCTGGTGCAGAACCTGTGCTTCGACACGGTGCAGCTCGCCTTCGCCTACGACCACCCCCACCCGTCGATGCTGCGCCGCCCGACGATGCTCGATCCCCGCTCGATCCTCCGTTTCATCATGGGGTTCGGCGTCCTCAACGCCACCGCCGACCTGGCGACCTTCGCCATCCTGACCCTCGCCCTCCACCGCCCGGGAACGAGCGACGACGGGGCGGTCTTCCACTCCGGCTGGTTCACCGAGAACCTGATCACCCAGGGCCTGGCGATGGTGCTCCTGCGCGTCGGCCACCGCCTCTTTCAGGAACGTGCGCCCGGCCCGGTCGGCTGGACCGCGGCCGCCCTGGCGGTCATCGGCATGGTGCTCCCGCCGTCACCACTCGGCCCCCTGCTCGGTCTGACCGCCCTCCCGCTGGAGTACTACCTCCTCCTCGCGGCCGTCCTGGCGCTGTATACCGCCGCACTCCTGCCGACCCGGGCACGTTACGAGCGGAGGCTCGGCAGCCAGGGGTGA
- a CDS encoding ArsR/SmtB family transcription factor: MKHVVGGLEDPSAEVLADVAAAFGLLASPARLHIMWALSEGESDVSHLAHRVGGALPAVSQHLSKLKLAGLVRSRREGRRQVYYLGDPDVVTVVRLMVGQLALRTEGSLAPVGLRQGTSA, translated from the coding sequence GTGAAGCACGTCGTCGGGGGCTTGGAGGACCCGTCCGCCGAGGTACTGGCTGACGTGGCCGCCGCCTTCGGGCTGCTGGCGTCCCCGGCACGGCTGCACATCATGTGGGCCCTGTCCGAGGGCGAGAGCGATGTGAGCCATCTCGCCCATCGGGTGGGCGGCGCCCTGCCCGCGGTCAGCCAACACCTGTCCAAGCTGAAGCTCGCGGGTCTCGTCCGCTCCCGCCGAGAGGGACGGCGGCAGGTCTACTACCTCGGCGACCCTGACGTCGTCACCGTCGTCCGCCTCATGGTCGGCCAGCTGGCCCTGCGCACCGAGGGCTCGCTCGCACCGGTGGGCCTGCGCCAGGGGACCAGTGCTTAG
- a CDS encoding IS110 family RNA-guided transposase — MVVLGIDAHKRNHTAVAADERGRELGTHTTGTTSSDHLRLLAWARRFGEHRLWAVEDCRQLSRRLEADLLAAGERIVRVPPKLMANCRKAARTYGKSDPIDALAVARAALREPDLPTAQLDGPSRELRLLVDYREDLVTERTRIINRMRWHLHELDPGLDPPARSLTHSRQVAVVEDFLRDSDGIVARLARRLLARCQALTDEIRELEKEITGRIETLAPNLLKIPGCGTLTAAKILGETADVTRFRSEAAFARHNGTAPLPVWSGNRARHRLSRTGNRQLNTALHRIAVTQAHYHPDARAYLQRRQNAGNTTTEAIRALKRHLSDVVYRALRRDARESHSNVITLATAA; from the coding sequence ATGGTCGTCTTGGGAATTGATGCCCACAAGCGCAACCACACCGCAGTCGCTGCTGATGAGCGAGGCCGTGAGCTTGGGACTCACACCACCGGCACCACCAGTTCCGATCACCTGCGTTTACTGGCCTGGGCACGGCGGTTCGGCGAGCACCGTCTGTGGGCGGTGGAAGACTGCCGACAACTCTCCCGGCGGCTGGAAGCCGATCTACTGGCAGCCGGGGAACGCATTGTCCGCGTGCCTCCCAAGCTCATGGCCAACTGCCGTAAGGCGGCCCGCACATACGGCAAGTCCGACCCCATCGATGCCTTGGCCGTCGCCCGGGCCGCGCTGCGTGAACCCGACCTACCCACAGCCCAACTGGACGGGCCCAGCAGGGAACTGCGCTTGCTGGTCGACTACCGCGAAGACCTGGTCACCGAACGCACGCGCATCATCAACCGGATGCGCTGGCATCTGCACGAACTCGACCCCGGTCTTGATCCCCCGGCTCGCAGCCTGACACATTCCCGGCAGGTCGCCGTGGTCGAGGACTTTTTGCGTGATTCCGACGGCATCGTTGCACGGCTGGCCAGGCGACTGCTGGCTCGCTGCCAGGCACTGACCGACGAGATCCGTGAGCTGGAGAAGGAGATCACCGGCAGGATCGAGACGCTGGCCCCGAACCTGCTGAAGATCCCCGGCTGCGGCACGCTCACCGCTGCGAAGATCCTGGGCGAGACCGCCGACGTCACGCGCTTCAGGTCCGAGGCCGCCTTCGCCCGACACAACGGCACCGCACCCCTGCCCGTGTGGTCGGGCAACCGCGCACGACACCGACTCAGTCGTACCGGAAACCGCCAGCTCAACACAGCCCTGCACCGCATCGCGGTCACCCAGGCCCATTACCACCCCGACGCCCGCGCTTACCTCCAGCGTCGGCAGAACGCCGGCAACACCACAACCGAAGCCATCCGCGCCCTCAAGCGTCACCTGTCCGACGTCGTCTACCGGGCCCTCCGGCGCGACGCCCGAGAATCACACAGCAACGTGATCACTCTCGCAACGGCCGCTTGA
- a CDS encoding Sec-independent protein translocase subunit TatB, producing the protein MDLLTLAILVVLLFGPDKLPEVIQSMVGFLRKVREFSDSAKEEIRSELGPELKDFEFEDLRPKMFIRKHVLDGDNLGIDEIRAALDPSAELSDLAEAVRDAGNAGRSEPPARSGVSPSEETPSDPVSHPAFDPDAT; encoded by the coding sequence ATGGACCTCCTCACGCTGGCGATCCTCGTGGTTCTGCTCTTCGGTCCGGACAAGCTGCCCGAGGTCATCCAGAGCATGGTCGGATTCCTGCGCAAGGTGCGGGAGTTCTCCGACAGCGCCAAGGAGGAGATCCGCTCCGAACTCGGCCCGGAGCTGAAAGACTTCGAGTTCGAGGACCTGCGCCCCAAGATGTTCATCCGCAAGCACGTCCTCGACGGCGACAACCTCGGGATCGACGAGATCCGTGCCGCCCTGGACCCGAGCGCGGAGCTGTCGGACCTCGCCGAGGCTGTACGCGACGCGGGGAATGCCGGCCGATCGGAACCGCCGGCGAGAAGCGGCGTGTCCCCGTCCGAGGAGACGCCGTCCGATCCGGTCTCACATCCTGCATTCGATCCCGACGCCACCTGA
- a CDS encoding IS256 family transposase, giving the protein MTAPDSVPLHALAEDNLGAASPDLLRAMVKTFADALMSAEADALCNAEYGQVSDERVNHRNGYRPREWDTRAGTVELAIPKLRSGSYFPHWLLERRRRAEQALISVVATAYLLGVSTRRVEKLAESLGVTQLSKSQVSAMAKHLDEQVAAFRNRPLDAGPYAFVWVDALTQKVREGGRIINVHALIAVGVNADGHREILGLDVATAEDGAGWLAFLRSLIARGLSGVQLVISDAHMGLVNAIGATLPGASWQRCRTHYARALLSQVPKSAQPWVATLLRTVFEQPDTDAVQAQMRHVLDALEAKFPKAAAHLDGAQGDVLAFTAFPREIWRQIWSNNPQEQLNKEIRRRTDVVGIFPDRTALIRLVGAVLAEQNDEWTEARRYMGLDLLAKARLHPIESGTDETVLPTELTA; this is encoded by the coding sequence ATGACCGCACCCGACAGTGTGCCCCTGCACGCCCTCGCCGAAGACAACCTCGGCGCGGCGAGTCCCGATCTGCTGCGCGCGATGGTCAAGACGTTCGCCGACGCGCTCATGTCCGCCGAGGCCGATGCCCTCTGCAATGCCGAATACGGGCAGGTCAGCGACGAGCGAGTCAACCACCGCAACGGATATCGCCCGCGCGAGTGGGACACCCGGGCAGGCACCGTCGAACTCGCCATCCCCAAGCTCAGGTCCGGCAGTTACTTCCCGCACTGGCTGCTGGAGCGACGCCGGCGAGCCGAGCAAGCCCTCATCTCGGTGGTCGCCACCGCCTACCTGCTGGGCGTGAGCACGCGCCGGGTCGAGAAGCTCGCCGAGTCCCTCGGGGTGACCCAGCTGTCGAAGTCCCAGGTCAGCGCGATGGCTAAACACCTGGACGAACAAGTCGCCGCGTTCCGCAACCGGCCCCTGGATGCCGGCCCCTACGCCTTCGTCTGGGTGGATGCGCTCACGCAGAAGGTCCGCGAGGGCGGCCGCATCATCAACGTGCATGCGCTGATCGCGGTCGGCGTCAACGCCGACGGGCACCGCGAGATCCTCGGCTTGGACGTGGCCACCGCCGAGGACGGCGCCGGCTGGCTGGCCTTCCTGCGCTCACTGATCGCCCGCGGCCTGTCCGGCGTCCAACTGGTCATCTCGGATGCGCACATGGGCCTGGTCAACGCGATCGGCGCCACCCTGCCCGGCGCAAGCTGGCAGCGATGCCGTACTCACTACGCCCGCGCGTTGCTGAGCCAGGTGCCCAAGTCGGCCCAGCCCTGGGTGGCCACGCTGCTGCGGACCGTCTTCGAACAGCCCGACACCGACGCCGTCCAGGCCCAGATGCGGCACGTCCTGGACGCTCTGGAAGCCAAGTTCCCCAAGGCCGCGGCCCACTTGGACGGCGCTCAGGGCGACGTGCTGGCATTCACCGCGTTCCCGCGCGAGATCTGGCGGCAGATCTGGTCGAACAATCCCCAGGAACAGCTCAACAAGGAAATCCGCCGCCGCACCGACGTGGTCGGCATCTTCCCCGACCGCACCGCGCTGATCCGCCTGGTCGGCGCGGTCCTGGCCGAGCAGAACGACGAGTGGACCGAGGCCCGCCGCTACATGGGCCTCGACCTGCTCGCGAAGGCCCGCCTCCACCCGATCGAGTCAGGAACCGACGAGACCGTCCTGCCCACCGAACTCACCGCATAG